From a region of the Synechococcus sp. RS9916 genome:
- the serA gene encoding phosphoglycerate dehydrogenase: MTKVLVSDPIDQAGIDILSQVAQVDQRTGLSPEELKSIIGEYDALMIRSGTQVTADVIAAADKLRIVGRAGVGVDNVDVPAATQRGVLVVNSPEGNTIAAAEHALALLLSLSRHVPQAHASMREGAWDRKKYVGNELYKKVLGVVGLGKIGSHVAKVAKAMGMEVIAYDPFVSLERAQQMQVRLTQLPDLFSSADYITLHIPRTPDTENLVNAELLRSMKSTARLVNCARGGIIDEAALAEAIENGVIAGAGVDVFASEPLAEDSPLRKVQRGLVLTPHLGASTEEAQENVATDVAEQIRDVLLGLPARSAVNIPGLSAEIMERLKPHLQLAETLGLLISQLAGGQVEELEVRLQGEFSEHPSQPLVIAALKGLLSNALGERINYVNAALEAKARGIHVLEVKDEASRDFAGGSLQLTTRGSQGGHSVTGAVFADGELRVTTIDEFPVNVPPSRHMLFTRHRDMPGIIGQLGSVLGEHNVNIASMQVGRRIVRGDAVMVLSIDDPIPPTLLANINAIDGIQEAHPVTL, from the coding sequence ATGACAAAAGTTCTGGTTTCCGACCCCATTGATCAGGCCGGCATCGACATCCTGAGCCAGGTGGCCCAGGTCGATCAGCGCACCGGTCTCAGCCCAGAAGAGCTGAAATCGATCATCGGTGAATACGACGCCTTGATGATCCGCTCCGGCACGCAAGTGACCGCCGATGTGATCGCGGCCGCCGACAAGCTCCGCATCGTGGGGCGGGCCGGAGTCGGCGTCGACAACGTGGACGTCCCCGCTGCGACGCAGCGAGGCGTGCTTGTGGTGAATTCCCCAGAGGGCAACACCATTGCGGCGGCTGAGCATGCCCTTGCTTTGCTGCTCTCCCTCTCCCGCCATGTCCCCCAGGCCCATGCCTCCATGCGTGAGGGCGCCTGGGATCGCAAGAAATACGTCGGAAACGAGCTTTATAAAAAGGTTTTAGGGGTGGTCGGCCTCGGCAAGATCGGCTCCCATGTGGCCAAGGTGGCCAAGGCCATGGGCATGGAGGTCATCGCCTATGACCCGTTTGTCTCGCTTGAGCGCGCCCAGCAAATGCAGGTGCGCCTCACCCAGCTGCCGGATCTGTTCAGCTCAGCGGACTACATCACGCTGCATATCCCCCGCACTCCCGACACCGAAAACCTGGTGAATGCTGAGCTGCTGCGCAGCATGAAATCCACGGCGCGTCTGGTGAACTGTGCCCGGGGCGGAATCATCGATGAAGCGGCCCTGGCTGAAGCGATCGAAAACGGGGTGATCGCCGGTGCTGGTGTGGATGTGTTTGCCAGCGAGCCTCTGGCGGAAGATTCCCCGCTGCGGAAGGTGCAACGGGGCCTCGTGCTCACGCCGCACCTAGGCGCTTCCACCGAAGAAGCCCAAGAGAATGTCGCCACCGATGTGGCGGAGCAGATTCGCGACGTGTTGTTGGGGCTGCCGGCCCGCAGTGCGGTCAACATCCCAGGCCTCAGTGCCGAGATCATGGAGCGCTTGAAGCCCCATCTGCAGCTCGCGGAAACGTTGGGTCTGCTGATCAGCCAATTGGCCGGCGGTCAGGTGGAGGAGCTTGAAGTGCGTCTTCAGGGTGAATTCTCCGAGCATCCCTCCCAGCCTCTGGTGATCGCAGCGCTGAAGGGTTTGCTGTCCAATGCGCTCGGGGAACGGATCAACTATGTGAACGCAGCCCTTGAGGCCAAAGCCCGCGGCATTCACGTCTTGGAAGTGAAGGATGAGGCAAGCCGCGATTTCGCTGGTGGTTCGCTTCAGCTCACCACACGTGGGTCCCAGGGGGGGCACAGTGTCACCGGTGCGGTGTTTGCCGATGGTGAGCTGCGGGTCACCACGATTGATGAATTCCCAGTGAATGTGCCGCCCAGCCGTCACATGCTCTTCACCCGTCACCGGGATATGCCGGGAATCATTGGTCAGTTGGGGTCTGTGCTCGGCGAGCACAATGTCAATATCGCCTCGATGCAGGTGGGACGCCGGATCGTGCGTGGTGATGCGGTGATGGTGCTGAGCATCGACGATCCGATTCCTCCCACCTTGTTGGCCAACATCAATGCCATTGACGGCA
- a CDS encoding photosystem II S4 domain protein gives MRLPRQALLQGSQDPEGLDALIDVADQVLRTWQPQWSCFVSAPLREDAVQRLAVLTELQIHADGGRPEAERQRLLISRCEGGTVPQEEHPLPVMGLEVEGNFLFDPVDPHDMRAAILELGIEAGHLGDLWIRGDRGAQLLCTPEAAVALHGRSGRVRDVDIQLEERPVASLQLPQSRVPKRFASVEASCRLDAIASAGFGLSRAKVVDQIRSGRLRLNWQSVRQASKDLRVGDRLQLQDRGSVEVLALERTKKDRWRVHMERR, from the coding sequence GTGAGGCTGCCGCGACAAGCCTTGCTGCAAGGCAGCCAAGATCCCGAAGGCCTCGACGCATTGATCGACGTGGCCGACCAAGTCCTGCGCACCTGGCAGCCCCAATGGTCGTGCTTTGTCTCAGCGCCCCTGCGGGAAGACGCGGTCCAACGTCTGGCCGTCCTGACCGAGCTGCAAATCCACGCTGATGGAGGACGACCGGAAGCGGAACGACAGCGGTTGCTGATCAGCCGCTGCGAAGGCGGCACCGTCCCCCAAGAGGAGCATCCCCTGCCCGTGATGGGGCTGGAGGTGGAAGGCAACTTCCTGTTCGACCCCGTGGACCCCCACGACATGCGTGCGGCGATTCTGGAACTGGGCATCGAGGCCGGGCATCTCGGCGACCTTTGGATCCGCGGCGATCGTGGAGCCCAGCTGCTCTGCACACCTGAAGCAGCCGTGGCACTCCATGGCCGTAGCGGCCGTGTTCGCGATGTGGACATCCAGCTCGAGGAGCGGCCGGTGGCGTCGCTGCAATTGCCGCAGAGCCGCGTCCCCAAACGGTTCGCCAGCGTCGAAGCCTCCTGCCGACTCGACGCCATTGCCTCAGCGGGCTTCGGCCTCTCCCGGGCAAAGGTGGTGGATCAGATCCGCAGCGGGCGTTTGCGCCTCAACTGGCAATCCGTTCGCCAAGCCAGCAAAGATCTGAGAGTGGGTGATCGACTGCAGCTGCAAGATCGCGGCAGCGTGGAGGTGCTGGCTCTCGAACGCACCAAAAAAGACCGCTGGAGGGTTCACATGGAACGCCGCTAA
- the murD gene encoding UDP-N-acetylmuramoyl-L-alanine--D-glutamate ligase, translating to MKSSVVVGLGRSGVGAAKLLHSQGHQVTVLESQSKDSANASALRQLGVDVRLGCPLIPDPFASWTDPLDQVVISPGIPWDHPTLGSLRQQDIAVCGEMAVAWDALSHRPWIGITGTNGKTTVTHLLQHVLSHAGLQAPMAGNVGHSAAELALACSSGHLPQPDWIVMEMSSYQIEAAQQVAPRIGIWTTLTPDHLERHGTLDAYRAIKHGLLARSEQAVLNADDPDLCRHHHQWPAATWVSTSPTPPVPCTLWIDPEQWVCSREQRLFPADALPLPGNHNRQNMLLVTAAALHAGLPPSAIEAALRCFSGVPHRLEPLGLVKGMRVYNDSKATNYDAAAVGLRAVAAPAVVLAGGQTKQGDASEWLSLLKERAAAVVLFGHGARELKTLIAGASFDGQVALVDTLDAAVKEALALSSGQPAQALLLSPACASFDQYSNFEERGEHFRQLINAAQRAS from the coding sequence ATGAAGTCCAGCGTAGTTGTGGGCCTTGGACGTTCAGGAGTCGGAGCCGCCAAGCTGCTTCACTCTCAAGGCCATCAAGTCACCGTTCTGGAATCGCAATCCAAGGACAGCGCCAATGCATCAGCGTTGCGCCAATTGGGTGTCGATGTCCGTCTCGGCTGTCCCCTGATTCCCGACCCGTTTGCGTCGTGGACAGATCCTTTGGATCAGGTGGTGATTAGCCCAGGCATTCCCTGGGATCACCCCACCCTCGGGAGCCTTCGCCAACAAGACATTGCCGTCTGCGGCGAAATGGCCGTGGCCTGGGACGCGCTGTCGCACCGCCCCTGGATCGGGATCACCGGCACGAACGGTAAAACCACGGTCACCCACTTGCTGCAACACGTGCTGAGTCATGCAGGACTGCAGGCACCCATGGCGGGCAATGTGGGGCACTCCGCCGCCGAGTTGGCGCTTGCCTGCAGCTCAGGTCATCTGCCACAGCCCGATTGGATTGTGATGGAGATGAGCAGCTATCAAATTGAAGCGGCGCAGCAGGTGGCTCCCCGTATCGGCATCTGGACGACCCTGACCCCCGATCACCTGGAGCGCCACGGCACCCTCGACGCCTACCGAGCGATCAAGCACGGTTTGCTCGCCCGATCCGAGCAGGCGGTCCTCAATGCCGATGACCCAGACCTCTGCCGCCACCACCACCAATGGCCTGCGGCCACCTGGGTGAGCACCAGCCCCACACCTCCTGTGCCCTGCACGCTCTGGATCGACCCAGAGCAATGGGTGTGCAGCCGCGAGCAGCGCTTGTTCCCTGCTGATGCACTGCCCTTACCCGGCAACCACAATCGCCAAAACATGTTGCTGGTCACGGCGGCGGCTCTCCATGCAGGCCTGCCACCCAGCGCCATCGAAGCTGCCTTGCGCTGCTTTTCCGGTGTCCCCCACAGGCTCGAACCCCTGGGACTGGTGAAGGGCATGCGGGTGTACAACGACAGCAAGGCCACCAACTACGACGCCGCTGCTGTCGGGCTCCGGGCCGTGGCAGCACCGGCGGTGGTGCTTGCCGGAGGTCAAACCAAACAGGGTGATGCCTCGGAATGGCTCAGCCTGCTGAAGGAGCGCGCTGCAGCTGTCGTGCTCTTCGGCCACGGCGCTCGCGAATTGAAGACCTTGATTGCGGGCGCGAGCTTTGACGGACAGGTCGCCCTGGTTGACACGTTGGATGCGGCCGTCAAAGAAGCCCTGGCACTGTCATCCGGCCAGCCGGCCCAGGCTCTACTGCTTTCGCCAGCCTGCGCGAGCTTTGACCAGTATTCCAATTTCGAGGAACGCGGCGAACACTTCCGCCAACTGATTAACGCTGCCCAACGCGCAAGCTGA
- a CDS encoding EVE domain-containing protein: MRSPNYWLMKSEPDVYGIHHLKSEQTTLWDGIRNYQARNFMRTMAVGDQAFFYHSNCKPPGIVGLMEVTELGIVDPTQFDPTSKYHDPASKPESPRWDCVRLRYVGEFESMLSLDALKEAYTAEQLTVVRRGNRLSIMPVATTIATDLLERLGPLQ, translated from the coding sequence ATGCGTTCGCCCAACTACTGGCTCATGAAAAGTGAGCCGGACGTCTATGGAATTCACCATCTCAAAAGCGAACAAACGACGCTCTGGGATGGAATTCGTAACTATCAGGCGCGCAATTTCATGCGCACCATGGCCGTTGGCGATCAGGCATTTTTTTATCACTCCAATTGCAAGCCACCGGGCATTGTGGGCCTGATGGAAGTGACTGAGCTGGGAATCGTGGACCCCACGCAGTTTGACCCGACATCCAAATACCACGATCCAGCCTCGAAGCCTGAATCGCCGCGCTGGGATTGCGTCCGCCTGCGTTATGTCGGGGAATTCGAAAGCATGCTCAGCCTTGATGCCCTGAAAGAGGCCTACACCGCGGAACAGCTCACGGTGGTGCGGCGCGGCAATCGCCTGTCGATCATGCCGGTGGCAACAACCATCGCCACCGACCTGCTGGAACGCCTTGGCCCACTCCAGTGA
- a CDS encoding DUF2811 domain-containing protein has protein sequence MQALNTAPVVGVDRPAQEVSAELVADSVVSFHAELPLPLQQAMASFIERYPNWDQYRLVQAALAGFLVQNGVESREITRLYVGNMFSRQSFLQGV, from the coding sequence ATGCAGGCGCTGAATACTGCTCCAGTTGTCGGTGTAGACCGCCCCGCTCAGGAGGTCTCCGCGGAGCTGGTGGCCGATTCCGTGGTCAGCTTCCATGCCGAGCTCCCCCTGCCCCTGCAGCAGGCGATGGCCAGCTTTATCGAGCGTTATCCCAATTGGGATCAATACCGCTTGGTTCAGGCCGCTCTGGCCGGGTTCCTTGTGCAGAACGGTGTGGAGTCCCGCGAGATTACGCGCCTTTATGTCGGCAACATGTTCAGCCGTCAGTCCTTCCTCCAGGGGGTCTGA
- a CDS encoding DUF1818 family protein, which translates to MIQQEGPGWRLALDRSRPHFSALIGGEGWAFELTETEWQGLVALILVLTQQHRDLQSQLMEDEAIELEMERDLWWGCLDGDRNRWSLGVVLEGTPGCRGLEAHWPAPAAQAFVAAMRTAWDSTKNKQG; encoded by the coding sequence ATGATTCAGCAGGAAGGGCCAGGCTGGCGCCTGGCCCTTGACCGCAGCCGCCCGCATTTTTCTGCCTTGATCGGTGGAGAAGGTTGGGCGTTCGAGCTCACCGAGACGGAGTGGCAGGGCCTAGTGGCCTTGATCTTGGTGCTGACGCAGCAACATCGCGATCTTCAGTCCCAGCTGATGGAGGACGAAGCGATCGAACTGGAGATGGAACGCGATCTCTGGTGGGGCTGCCTGGATGGTGATCGCAACCGCTGGAGTCTTGGCGTTGTGCTGGAGGGCACACCCGGCTGCCGTGGTCTTGAAGCGCACTGGCCAGCTCCAGCAGCGCAGGCGTTTGTGGCAGCGATGAGAACGGCCTGGGATTCAACAAAGAATAAGCAGGGCTAA
- a CDS encoding DNA-directed RNA polymerase subunit omega — protein sequence MFSAGVDSKDLAKRGESLIRQSSNRYLTTVRIAFRAKQRRFDDFDGLLEESSVKPVQRAIVELSDEQDQPDLLPG from the coding sequence GTGTTCAGCGCAGGTGTGGATTCAAAAGACCTGGCCAAGCGTGGCGAGAGCTTGATTCGTCAATCGAGCAACCGTTATCTCACCACTGTCAGGATCGCCTTCCGCGCCAAGCAACGTCGTTTTGACGACTTCGATGGTCTGCTGGAGGAGTCGAGCGTCAAACCGGTGCAACGCGCCATCGTTGAGCTGAGCGATGAGCAGGACCAGCCTGATCTGCTGCCTGGATGA